One window from the genome of Streptomyces sp. NBC_01476 encodes:
- a CDS encoding L-rhamnose mutarotase, producing MRRMAAVIRLRPEKEAEYRALHAAAWPDVLAALRRAHIGNYSIFLRDGLLFSYLEYTGDDYEADTAAIAADPATREWWKLTDPCQQPLGTAAEGEWWAPAEEVFHLD from the coding sequence ATGCGCCGAATGGCCGCCGTGATCCGGTTGCGTCCCGAGAAGGAGGCCGAGTACCGGGCCCTGCACGCCGCCGCCTGGCCCGATGTGCTCGCCGCACTCCGGCGGGCGCACATCGGCAACTACTCGATCTTCCTCAGGGACGGGCTGCTCTTCAGCTACCTGGAGTACACCGGCGACGACTACGAGGCAGACACCGCGGCGATAGCCGCGGACCCGGCGACCCGTGAGTGGTGGAAGCTCACCGACCCCTGCCAGCAGCCTCTCGGCACCGCGGCGGAAGGCGAGTGGTGGGCGCCGGCCGAAGAGGTCTTCCACCTCGACTGA
- a CDS encoding FadR/GntR family transcriptional regulator has translation MPGEEQPPTRGSDQTSGRYRPGYELVAEQLLTYIAEQNLRPGDRLPTEQGLAQILGATRNVTREGVKVLAALGRVSVRRGAGIFVAESPGGIADDHLAHFQPTRMEHVLMLLDYRTVIESETARRAAALATPIQVRDIKESAQLSLDTGQVQDVDAFAAADARFHDAVGVAAHNVFLRASVGNVRRLAAQSDVLLFHGDVPGSLAVAGRQHLAIAEAVAAGEADRAAELMAEHIATTRHQFERKIRDRLFNLSERPGERAPSVPEPRDAAAPQQQPPPETSVS, from the coding sequence ATGCCAGGTGAAGAGCAGCCACCCACCAGGGGAAGTGACCAGACGTCAGGCCGCTACCGTCCGGGCTACGAACTCGTCGCGGAGCAACTGCTGACCTACATCGCCGAGCAGAACCTGCGGCCCGGCGACCGGCTCCCCACCGAGCAGGGGCTCGCGCAGATCCTGGGCGCCACCCGGAACGTCACCCGCGAGGGCGTCAAGGTGCTCGCCGCACTCGGGCGGGTCAGCGTCCGGCGCGGTGCCGGCATCTTCGTCGCCGAGTCGCCCGGCGGGATCGCCGACGACCACCTCGCCCACTTCCAGCCCACCCGTATGGAGCATGTGCTGATGCTCCTCGACTACCGGACCGTGATCGAGTCGGAGACCGCCCGCCGGGCGGCGGCCCTGGCCACCCCGATCCAGGTGCGCGACATCAAGGAGAGCGCGCAACTGTCGCTGGACACCGGGCAGGTACAGGACGTGGACGCCTTCGCCGCGGCCGACGCCCGGTTCCACGACGCGGTCGGCGTCGCGGCGCACAACGTCTTCCTGCGGGCGAGCGTCGGCAATGTGCGCCGCCTGGCCGCGCAGTCCGACGTCCTGCTCTTCCACGGGGACGTACCCGGTTCGCTGGCCGTCGCCGGCCGGCAGCACCTGGCCATCGCCGAGGCGGTCGCGGCCGGCGAGGCCGACCGCGCCGCGGAACTGATGGCCGAGCACATCGCCACCACCCGCCACCAGTTCGAACGCAAGATCCGCGACCGGCTCTTCAACCTCTCCGAGCGTCCCGGCGAGAGAGCCCCGTCCGTTCCCGAGCCCCGGGACGCGGCAGCACCGCAGCAGCAACCGCCACCGGAGACGTCCGTCTCCTGA
- a CDS encoding sensor histidine kinase, with protein sequence MTGAVRGRLFGSVRARTTLAATVVVAIALAAAAVAVLAALRSNLTGQADRAADSTARDVALHIIADVPAPTSYPDLRLPDASDHPVQVITPDGTLLAAGKGLTRVTGKGMGPVTAPVAPPAAKSPAPSASSVPAPSPALFDDGGRGRSGGPGDDDNSATAGPRADDHRGQDGGDESGGGHDDATTAPPALGSVGDVLSHTTARVTVDGRTGDYRFVTIEVTDQAKRKVVVRAGASLAARQSAVRTATAAMLTGLPLLLLVVGGVTWLVTRRALTPVEGIRREMAAITASGDLSRRVPQPRSRDEVARLARTTNETLTSLEAAVDRQRRFVADASHELRSPIASLRTQLEVGSAHPHLLDVPGAVEDAVRLQRLAADLLLLARLDAGEQPQPAEVDLAALVAEEIAERTDDRLRIVPGAPGDGRGLVMGSRVQLSRVFGNLLDNAQRHARSAVAVSLTYDAGAGEVVLAVQDDGAGVPAAERERIFERFVRLDEARSSDDGGAGLGLAIARDVAERHGGRLILAPAAHGGARFELRLPPLP encoded by the coding sequence GTGACCGGGGCGGTCCGCGGCCGGCTCTTCGGCTCCGTACGGGCCAGGACCACCCTCGCCGCCACGGTGGTCGTCGCGATCGCCCTGGCCGCCGCGGCCGTCGCGGTGCTCGCCGCCCTGCGGTCGAACCTCACCGGGCAGGCCGACCGCGCGGCGGATTCCACCGCACGGGACGTCGCGCTCCACATCATCGCGGACGTGCCGGCCCCCACGTCGTACCCGGATCTGCGGCTCCCGGACGCGAGCGACCACCCCGTGCAGGTGATCACACCCGACGGCACCCTCCTCGCGGCGGGCAAGGGGCTCACCCGCGTCACGGGGAAGGGCATGGGTCCGGTCACCGCGCCGGTGGCGCCGCCCGCCGCGAAGTCCCCCGCGCCGTCGGCGTCTTCCGTCCCGGCCCCCTCCCCCGCCCTCTTCGACGACGGCGGACGGGGCCGGAGCGGCGGCCCGGGCGATGACGACAACAGCGCGACCGCCGGTCCGCGCGCCGACGACCACCGCGGTCAGGACGGCGGGGACGAGAGCGGCGGCGGCCATGACGACGCCACCACCGCCCCGCCCGCCCTCGGCAGCGTCGGTGACGTGCTGTCGCACACGACGGCGCGGGTCACCGTGGACGGCCGCACCGGCGACTACCGCTTCGTCACCATCGAGGTCACCGACCAGGCGAAGCGGAAGGTCGTGGTCCGCGCCGGGGCCTCGCTCGCGGCCCGGCAGAGTGCGGTCCGCACCGCGACCGCCGCCATGCTGACCGGGCTTCCGCTGCTCCTCCTCGTCGTCGGCGGAGTCACCTGGCTGGTGACCAGACGTGCGCTCACCCCGGTGGAGGGCATCCGGCGGGAGATGGCGGCGATCACCGCGTCGGGCGACCTGTCCCGGCGGGTGCCGCAGCCCAGGAGCCGCGACGAGGTCGCCCGGCTCGCGCGGACCACCAACGAGACGCTCACCTCGCTCGAAGCGGCGGTCGACCGGCAGCGCCGGTTCGTCGCGGACGCGTCGCACGAACTGCGCAGCCCGATCGCCTCGCTGCGCACCCAGTTGGAGGTGGGTTCGGCGCATCCGCATCTGCTGGACGTGCCGGGCGCCGTGGAGGACGCCGTCAGGCTGCAGCGGCTCGCCGCCGATCTGCTGCTGCTCGCCCGGCTCGACGCGGGCGAACAGCCGCAGCCGGCCGAGGTCGACCTGGCCGCGCTCGTCGCCGAGGAGATCGCGGAGCGCACCGACGACCGGCTGCGCATCGTCCCCGGCGCCCCCGGCGACGGCCGCGGGCTCGTCATGGGGTCCCGCGTCCAGTTGTCCCGGGTGTTCGGCAACCTCCTCGACAACGCGCAGCGCCACGCCCGGAGCGCGGTCGCCGTTTCCCTGACGTACGACGCAGGCGCCGGTGAGGTCGTCCTCGCGGTGCAGGACGACGGCGCGGGTGTCCCGGCGGCGGAACGCGAGCGGATCTTCGAGCGGTTCGTGCGGCTGGACGAGGCCCGCAGCAGCGACGACGGCGGGGCGGGACTCGGCCTGGCCATCGCCCGTGACGTGGCCGAACGGCACGGCGGCCGGCTGATCCTGGCCCCGGCCGCACACGGGGGCGCGAGGTTCGAACTGCGCCTGCCGCCGCTGCCCTGA
- a CDS encoding lectin, whose product MVGPRRLRAPRISSRFRRRLAVVSVLGMVVLPLQSLAGANAASGPKPVADPAALVNPLIGTSGAVNTFPGPDMPFGMMQWGPDTTPSRTQGGGYEYNSTKISGYSLTHVSGPGCDVAGDVPILPVTGALTGNLSDLSSQFSHDNEQTGVGYYGVKDAKGITTELTDTTRAGLGRFTFPAGAQSSLLLKLSGGATQVDGTRVRVVSDREVSGSVDSGHFCGAGNRYTLHFDIKFSRPFTGSGTWVGSTINPDATALSLGRPQQKLATHPGTALHEPHFTVPAAPSPKVHPSGTAAGKAATNTPAASSPPVTGANGMYLTFDTSANAAVTAAVGISYTSDDNAAANLSTEVKGFNFDAMEKANHTAWNDILGKVQIGGGSQDQQVQFYTALYHSLLHPNVFSDDNGQYMGMDNQVHKLTKGQKAQYANYSAWDTYRSQTQLIAMVAPQQTGDIVTSMLNGYDQTGLLPKWASNNGESYVMVGDPAAAIIADAYAFGVRNFDAAHALEAVEHEATVPNQDRPGEAVRDAKGYLPLDGTYGCCNFYGPVSTQLEYDSADYAVASFAKSLGKTADYTTFATRAQDWMNVFNPQTGYIQGKNSDGQFAGGFTPGTSNGFVEGTSAQYTPMVPFNLQELITARGGPAAYASYLDSLLSNITDPSDTNANLSNEPSLEIPWEYDYLGQPWKTQAAVRQAQQKLYFNAPVGSFGNDDLGAMSSWYVWSALGMYPETPGTDTLVLGSPVFPLAKVTLGNGKQVAINAPGAAVDAPYVQALDVKGKAWKTSWLTFAQFEKAGTLDYSLNTVPNTSWATSPDAAPPSDSTGGGRVLAATGPTSDGLIVAPGASGDATLRVTNLGAKAVTVDWTATAPTGVTLGTSSGSLTVPPSGSAQATVPVTAGDTEGSYAVTFALTDHDSGAALTGATLRVAVAQPGELWPYESNEGIYPDGTHFGGGFDDGGWAYSQNAMTAAGITSGAKVSADGIDYTWPTIAAGRPDNLEVAGQTIPQPAGTSGAFLGLLGSATNAPTDGSGVPGAVTATYTDGTTAKATVTFSDWTLNGGSSKPVAGNTTAVTTGYRNTSSGGTDNVKAYVFAVKVPLDPTRTVASVTLPVTGATGTVHLFAIGIGG is encoded by the coding sequence ATGGTTGGACCACGGCGCCTGCGAGCGCCCCGTATCAGCAGCAGATTCCGCCGACGCCTGGCCGTGGTGTCGGTGCTGGGCATGGTCGTCCTGCCACTCCAGTCCCTCGCCGGTGCGAACGCGGCGTCCGGCCCGAAACCCGTGGCGGACCCCGCGGCCCTGGTCAACCCGCTCATCGGCACCTCAGGCGCCGTCAACACCTTTCCCGGGCCCGACATGCCCTTCGGCATGATGCAGTGGGGTCCTGACACGACTCCCAGCCGGACCCAGGGCGGCGGCTACGAGTACAACAGCACCAAGATCTCCGGCTACAGCCTGACCCATGTCTCCGGTCCCGGCTGCGACGTCGCAGGTGACGTACCGATCCTGCCGGTCACCGGCGCGCTCACCGGGAACCTCTCCGACCTGTCGTCGCAGTTCAGCCACGACAACGAGCAGACCGGAGTCGGGTACTACGGCGTCAAGGACGCCAAGGGCATCACCACCGAACTCACCGACACCACCCGGGCGGGCCTGGGCCGGTTCACCTTCCCGGCCGGCGCGCAGTCCAGCCTGCTGCTCAAGCTGAGCGGCGGCGCCACCCAGGTGGACGGCACCCGGGTGCGGGTGGTCAGCGACCGCGAGGTGAGCGGCTCGGTCGACAGCGGGCACTTCTGCGGCGCGGGCAACCGCTACACGCTGCACTTCGACATCAAGTTCAGCCGGCCGTTCACCGGCAGCGGCACCTGGGTCGGCAGCACCATCAACCCGGACGCGACCGCGCTCAGCCTCGGCCGGCCGCAGCAGAAGCTGGCCACCCACCCCGGCACCGCGCTGCACGAGCCGCACTTCACCGTGCCGGCCGCGCCGTCGCCGAAGGTCCACCCGAGCGGCACCGCCGCGGGCAAGGCCGCCACCAACACCCCCGCGGCGAGCAGTCCGCCGGTCACCGGCGCCAACGGGATGTACCTGACCTTCGACACCTCCGCGAACGCCGCGGTGACGGCAGCCGTCGGCATCTCCTACACCAGCGACGACAACGCTGCCGCGAACCTGTCGACCGAGGTCAAGGGCTTCAACTTCGACGCCATGGAGAAGGCCAACCACACCGCCTGGAACGACATCCTGGGCAAGGTGCAGATCGGCGGCGGCAGCCAGGACCAGCAGGTGCAGTTCTACACCGCGCTCTACCACTCGCTGCTGCACCCCAACGTCTTCTCCGACGACAACGGCCAGTACATGGGCATGGACAACCAGGTCCACAAGCTCACCAAGGGCCAGAAGGCGCAGTACGCCAACTACTCGGCCTGGGACACCTACCGCTCCCAGACCCAGCTGATCGCCATGGTCGCGCCCCAGCAGACCGGTGACATCGTCACCTCGATGCTCAACGGCTACGACCAGACCGGCCTGCTGCCCAAGTGGGCTTCCAACAACGGCGAGAGCTACGTCATGGTCGGCGACCCGGCCGCCGCGATCATCGCTGACGCCTACGCCTTCGGTGTCCGGAACTTCGACGCGGCGCACGCCCTGGAGGCGGTCGAGCACGAGGCGACGGTGCCCAACCAGGACCGCCCCGGCGAGGCCGTGCGCGACGCCAAGGGTTACCTCCCGCTGGACGGGACGTACGGCTGCTGCAACTTCTACGGCCCGGTCTCGACCCAGCTGGAGTACGACAGCGCCGACTACGCGGTGGCGTCCTTCGCCAAGTCGCTCGGCAAGACCGCGGACTACACCACGTTCGCCACCCGCGCCCAGGACTGGATGAACGTCTTCAACCCGCAGACCGGATACATCCAGGGCAAGAACTCCGACGGGCAGTTCGCCGGCGGCTTCACCCCGGGCACCTCCAACGGCTTCGTGGAGGGCACGTCCGCCCAGTACACGCCGATGGTCCCGTTCAACCTCCAGGAGCTGATCACCGCCCGCGGCGGCCCGGCGGCCTACGCGTCGTACCTGGACAGCCTGCTGAGCAACATCACCGATCCGTCGGACACCAACGCCAACCTGAGCAACGAGCCCAGTCTGGAGATCCCCTGGGAGTACGACTACCTCGGGCAGCCGTGGAAGACCCAGGCCGCCGTCCGCCAGGCGCAGCAGAAGCTGTACTTCAACGCGCCGGTCGGCTCGTTCGGCAACGACGACCTGGGGGCGATGAGTTCCTGGTACGTCTGGTCGGCGCTGGGGATGTACCCGGAGACCCCCGGCACCGACACGCTGGTGCTGGGCAGCCCGGTGTTCCCGCTGGCGAAGGTCACCCTCGGCAACGGCAAGCAGGTCGCGATCAACGCCCCCGGTGCCGCCGTCGACGCCCCCTACGTGCAGGCCCTGGACGTCAAGGGCAAGGCGTGGAAGACCTCCTGGCTGACCTTCGCGCAGTTCGAGAAGGCCGGCACCCTCGACTACAGCCTCAACACCGTGCCGAACACGTCGTGGGCCACCTCCCCCGACGCGGCTCCCCCGTCGGACTCCACCGGCGGCGGGCGGGTGCTCGCGGCGACCGGCCCGACCAGCGACGGACTGATCGTCGCGCCGGGCGCCTCCGGTGACGCCACCTTGCGGGTGACCAACCTGGGTGCCAAGGCCGTCACCGTGGACTGGACCGCCACCGCGCCCACCGGAGTGACACTCGGCACCTCCTCGGGTTCCCTGACCGTGCCGCCGTCGGGCAGCGCGCAGGCCACGGTGCCCGTCACGGCGGGCGACACCGAGGGCTCCTACGCGGTGACCTTCGCCCTCACCGACCACGACAGCGGCGCCGCGCTGACCGGAGCGACCCTCCGGGTGGCCGTCGCGCAGCCCGGCGAGCTGTGGCCGTACGAGTCGAACGAGGGGATCTACCCCGACGGGACCCACTTCGGCGGCGGGTTCGACGACGGCGGCTGGGCGTACTCGCAGAACGCGATGACCGCCGCGGGGATCACCAGCGGCGCGAAGGTCAGCGCGGACGGCATCGACTACACCTGGCCCACCATCGCCGCGGGACGGCCCGACAACCTGGAGGTGGCGGGCCAGACGATCCCGCAGCCCGCGGGCACCTCAGGTGCCTTCCTCGGGCTGCTCGGCTCGGCGACCAACGCGCCGACCGACGGCAGCGGCGTGCCGGGGGCGGTCACCGCCACGTACACCGACGGCACCACCGCCAAGGCGACGGTCACCTTCTCGGACTGGACGCTCAACGGCGGTTCCAGCAAGCCGGTGGCGGGCAACACCACGGCGGTCACCACCGGTTACCGCAACACCTCCAGTGGCGGGACGGACAACGTGAAGGCGTATGTCTTCGCCGTCAAGGTGCCGCTGGATCCCACCAGGACCGTGGCCTCGGTGACCTTGCCGGTCACCGGCGCGACCGGGACGGTCCACCTCTTCGCGATCGGCATCGGCGGATGA
- a CDS encoding response regulator transcription factor, protein MRLLIVEDERRLAVSLAKGLGAEGFAVDVVHDGLEGLHLAGEHGYDLLVLDIMLPGMNGFRICAALRAAGNDVPILMLTAKDGEYDEAEGLDTGADDYLTKPFSYVVLVARIKALLRRRGSSGGSPVVRAAGLVIGTGTRRVFRDDVEIALTAKEFAVLEQLALRPGEIVAKAHILEHVWDFAYAGDPNIIEVYISTLRRKLGPATIQTVRGAGYRLATP, encoded by the coding sequence GTGCGCCTGCTGATCGTGGAGGACGAGAGACGCCTTGCCGTCTCCCTGGCCAAGGGCCTGGGAGCGGAGGGCTTCGCCGTGGACGTGGTCCACGACGGGCTCGAAGGGCTGCACCTGGCCGGCGAGCACGGCTACGACCTCCTCGTGCTGGACATCATGCTGCCCGGTATGAACGGGTTCCGGATCTGCGCCGCCCTGCGCGCGGCCGGCAACGACGTACCGATCCTGATGCTGACCGCGAAGGACGGCGAGTACGACGAGGCCGAGGGGCTCGACACCGGCGCCGACGACTATCTGACCAAGCCCTTCTCGTATGTGGTGCTGGTCGCCAGGATCAAGGCCCTGCTGCGCCGCCGGGGCTCGTCCGGCGGTTCCCCGGTGGTGCGTGCCGCGGGTCTGGTCATCGGCACCGGCACCCGCCGGGTGTTCCGCGACGACGTCGAAATCGCGCTCACCGCCAAGGAGTTCGCCGTGCTGGAGCAGCTCGCGCTCCGCCCGGGGGAGATCGTCGCCAAGGCGCACATCCTCGAACACGTCTGGGACTTCGCCTACGCCGGGGACCCCAACATCATCGAGGTCTACATCAGTACGCTGCGCCGCAAGCTGGGGCCCGCCACGATCCAGACGGTACGCGGCGCCGGCTACCGGTTGGCGACACCGTGA